A section of the Calorimonas adulescens genome encodes:
- the mce gene encoding methylmalonyl-CoA epimerase, protein MIQKIDHIGIAVKNLDEVLKFYEDTLGIKCTGTEVIEGQHVKTAFLPLGNSEIELLESTSEDGPIAKFIEKNGEGMQHIALRVDDIEKALEEMRDKGVRLIDERPRKGAGGAKIAFLHPKSTHGVLLELCERK, encoded by the coding sequence ATGATTCAGAAAATTGACCATATAGGAATTGCGGTTAAAAATCTTGATGAGGTGCTTAAATTTTATGAGGATACTCTGGGGATAAAATGCACTGGGACAGAGGTCATAGAGGGACAGCATGTTAAAACTGCATTTCTTCCCTTGGGCAACTCAGAAATTGAGCTATTAGAGTCAACATCTGAGGATGGCCCTATCGCAAAGTTCATTGAGAAAAATGGAGAGGGTATGCAGCATATAGCTCTGCGTGTCGATGATATTGAGAAGGCACTGGAGGAGATGAGAGATAAGGGAGTGAGGCTTATTGATGAAAGGCCAAGAAAGGGAGCCGGTGGGGCTAAGATTGCTTTCCTGCATCCCAAAAGTACACATGGGGTTTTGCTTGAACTCTGTGAGAGAAAATAG
- the meaB gene encoding methylmalonyl Co-A mutase-associated GTPase MeaB: MDIKKRILEGDRLALAKLITMAENNRPEATEVIKEMYYRTGNAYLIGITGLPGAGKSTLTAKLAKAYSKMGKKIGIVACDPTSPYTGGAILGDRIRMQELFTDPNIFIRSMGSRGHLGGLSKGTRAAIRAMDIFGMDYIFIETVGVGQSEVEIAGTADTTVMVLAPGLGDDIQAMKAGIMEIGDIFVVNKADREGAEKTSREIEAMLDLNERSSWRPRVILTVAQDNKGIEDVLYAIDEHMRYLKDSGIFDNKRRENIKNELLELLTQNIMAEIMSGLSKEDLMGIVDKVAKRELDPYSASTDIIKQTRIGGCR; this comes from the coding sequence ATGGATATAAAAAAAAGAATACTTGAAGGGGACAGACTTGCACTGGCTAAGCTTATCACCATGGCTGAAAATAATAGACCAGAGGCTACAGAGGTTATTAAAGAAATGTATTATAGGACCGGCAATGCTTATTTAATAGGAATTACCGGTCTGCCTGGCGCAGGCAAAAGCACATTGACAGCTAAGCTGGCTAAAGCATACAGCAAGATGGGCAAAAAGATAGGCATAGTAGCCTGTGATCCAACAAGTCCGTATACCGGAGGGGCAATACTGGGTGACCGTATAAGGATGCAGGAGTTGTTTACCGACCCCAATATTTTTATCCGCAGCATGGGGTCAAGGGGACACCTTGGTGGACTTTCTAAAGGGACAAGAGCTGCAATACGGGCAATGGACATATTTGGTATGGACTATATATTTATTGAAACTGTAGGTGTCGGACAGTCCGAGGTTGAGATTGCCGGAACTGCGGATACCACCGTAATGGTTTTGGCACCTGGCCTTGGAGATGATATACAGGCAATGAAAGCAGGTATAATGGAGATTGGCGATATATTTGTAGTCAATAAGGCTGACAGGGAAGGTGCTGAAAAGACATCCCGTGAGATTGAAGCCATGCTGGACCTGAATGAAAGGTCCTCATGGAGGCCAAGGGTTATTTTGACCGTGGCACAGGACAACAAGGGCATAGAAGATGTCCTGTATGCAATAGATGAACATATGCGATATCTCAAAGACTCAGGGATTTTTGATAATAAAAGGAGAGAAAATATTAAGAATGAGCTCTTAGAACTTTTAACGCAAAATATTATGGCAGAAATTATGTCAGGGCTGTCAAAAGAGGATCTTATGGGAATTGTAGATAAGGTAGCAAAGAGAGAATTGGACCCATACAGTGCCTCTACCGATATAATAAAGCAGACAAGGATTGGGGGCTGTAGATAG
- a CDS encoding cobalamin B12-binding domain-containing protein has translation MDRPIRVLVAKPGLDGHDRGAKVIARAFRDAGMEVIYTGLRQTPEQIVEAAIQEDVDVVALSILSGAHNTLLPKVVQLLKERGAGDKLVIGGGVIPQEDIPYLKSQGIAEIFTPGTPTSESIEFIKAHVRVEA, from the coding sequence ATGGACAGGCCTATAAGGGTTTTGGTTGCAAAACCAGGGTTGGACGGCCATGATAGGGGTGCTAAGGTCATAGCAAGGGCATTCAGGGATGCAGGTATGGAGGTTATATACACCGGCCTGCGTCAGACTCCAGAGCAGATTGTTGAGGCTGCAATTCAGGAGGATGTAGATGTGGTTGCCCTGAGTATATTATCTGGTGCACATAATACACTGCTGCCCAAGGTAGTACAGCTTTTGAAGGAGAGAGGTGCGGGGGACAAACTGGTTATTGGTGGAGGTGTAATACCGCAGGAGGATATCCCCTATCTCAAATCACAGGGTATTGCTGAGATATTTACGCCAGGTACGCCAACCTCTGAATCTATAGAATTCATAAAGGCTCATGTCAGGGTTGAGGCATAA
- a CDS encoding acyl-CoA mutase large subunit family protein codes for MFDEDKVKEIKKAREEWEEKFVQKTISHFPERKVRFQTDSGIEVKRIYTPEDIKDMDYMNDLGFPGEYPYTRGVQPTLYRGRFWTMRQYAGFGDAEESNARYKYLLSQGQTGLSIAFDLPTQIGYDSDHPLAEGEVGRVGVAISSLADMEILFDGIPLDRVSTSMTINAPAAILLAMYIAVAEKQGVSMDKLDGTIQNDILKEYVARGTYIFPPGPSMRLITDIFEFCSKNVPKWNTISISGYHIREAGATAVQEVAFTLADGIAYVDAAIKAGLDVDEFAPRLSFFFNAHNNLFQEVAKFRAARRLWAKIMRERFNAKNPKSWQLRFHTQTGGSTLTAQQPDNNIVRVTLQALEAVLGGTQSLHTNSRDEALSLPTEDSVRIALRTQQIIAYESGVADTVDPLAGSYYVEALTDDIEKKAMEYIKKIDELGGAPKAIEKGYIQREIQDAAYEYQKAVESGEIVVVGMNKFQIEEEPPKNILRVNPAVAEKQKARLAKLRRERDNNRVKEVLAGVEKAAKGEENIMPYLIDAVKSYATLGEICDVLREVFGVYQESVIL; via the coding sequence ATGTTTGATGAGGATAAGGTAAAGGAAATTAAAAAGGCCCGTGAGGAATGGGAAGAAAAGTTCGTACAAAAGACCATATCCCATTTCCCCGAGAGGAAAGTCAGGTTTCAGACAGACTCAGGAATAGAGGTAAAGAGGATATACACCCCTGAGGACATAAAGGACATGGACTATATGAATGACCTTGGCTTCCCTGGTGAATACCCGTACACTAGAGGTGTGCAGCCAACCCTCTATAGGGGCAGATTCTGGACAATGAGACAGTATGCTGGCTTTGGTGATGCCGAAGAATCTAATGCCCGATATAAGTACCTGCTCTCGCAAGGACAGACCGGACTTAGTATAGCATTTGACCTTCCTACGCAGATTGGATATGACTCTGACCATCCCTTGGCTGAAGGTGAGGTAGGCAGGGTAGGTGTCGCCATATCATCTCTTGCTGATATGGAGATACTTTTTGATGGTATACCTTTGGATAGGGTAAGCACATCTATGACCATAAACGCTCCTGCAGCGATATTATTAGCCATGTATATAGCAGTGGCAGAAAAGCAGGGTGTATCAATGGATAAGCTGGATGGCACCATACAGAATGATATATTGAAGGAATACGTGGCAAGAGGAACATATATATTTCCGCCTGGCCCATCCATGAGGCTTATAACTGACATATTTGAATTCTGCTCGAAAAATGTACCCAAATGGAACACAATAAGTATAAGCGGTTACCATATAAGGGAGGCTGGAGCCACAGCAGTGCAGGAGGTGGCCTTTACACTGGCAGATGGTATAGCCTATGTGGATGCAGCTATAAAGGCGGGGCTTGATGTAGACGAGTTTGCTCCACGGCTATCATTCTTCTTCAATGCCCATAACAACCTGTTCCAGGAAGTAGCTAAGTTTAGAGCGGCCAGGCGACTATGGGCCAAGATAATGAGGGAAAGATTCAACGCAAAGAATCCAAAATCCTGGCAACTGAGGTTTCACACTCAGACAGGTGGTTCTACCCTGACTGCGCAGCAACCTGACAACAATATAGTAAGGGTAACCCTGCAGGCCTTAGAAGCTGTCTTGGGTGGCACGCAGTCGCTGCATACCAACTCAAGGGATGAGGCTCTGTCACTTCCTACTGAGGATTCAGTCAGGATAGCCTTAAGGACACAGCAGATTATAGCCTATGAGAGCGGTGTAGCCGATACAGTCGACCCACTGGCCGGCTCATACTATGTGGAGGCTCTCACTGATGATATAGAAAAAAAGGCTATGGAGTATATAAAGAAGATTGATGAGTTGGGCGGTGCGCCTAAGGCTATTGAAAAGGGATATATCCAGAGGGAGATACAGGATGCGGCCTATGAGTATCAAAAGGCTGTAGAGTCTGGGGAAATAGTGGTCGTTGGAATGAATAAATTTCAGATAGAGGAAGAACCTCCAAAGAACATTTTGAGGGTTAACCCGGCGGTTGCAGAAAAACAGAAGGCAAGGCTTGCCAAACTCAGAAGAGAGAGAGACAATAATAGGGTGAAGGAAGTACTTGCCGGCGTGGAAAAAGCCGCCAAAGGAGAGGAAAATATTATGCCATACCTTATAGATGCGGTAAAGTCTTATGCTACCCTTGGTGAAATATGTGATGTTTTAAGAGAAGTCTTTGGTGTATATCAGGAATCAGTTATATTATAA
- a CDS encoding dihydropteroate synthase, whose protein sequence is MLNGTIIKIEDIDEAKEIIKGLGADRVSINIMAPKALHINMYFEGVKAPAANIIKQEMLSAGGEVAVARGAVSCIIDKTDILIMGTLSQFKKLVKKLNAQPFFDIPDILKTINKLLFMYQRKSSFYIGDRFFESDRTYFIGGEDCDIVLGKDAYETVEKIYNALFIIKASEFQHNDIETIVKQNDSLCVVYDLGYIKDVIKEIKRYVEKLMDVAYQLGLEHSRLMFSPGIGINKNPEDDKLIMQMIDELKLLGLPIMIDLRCLKNSAFVCGYASAKGANFFMI, encoded by the coding sequence ATGCTAAATGGCACCATAATAAAAATAGAAGACATAGATGAGGCTAAGGAGATTATAAAGGGGCTGGGCGCAGACAGGGTGTCAATAAATATAATGGCCCCCAAGGCATTACATATAAATATGTATTTTGAAGGAGTAAAGGCCCCGGCCGCTAATATAATAAAGCAGGAGATGCTCTCTGCAGGTGGAGAGGTGGCTGTGGCAAGAGGTGCTGTAAGCTGCATAATAGATAAGACCGATATACTTATCATGGGGACATTGAGCCAGTTCAAAAAGCTTGTCAAGAAGCTTAATGCCCAGCCATTTTTTGATATACCTGATATACTGAAAACTATCAATAAGCTCCTGTTTATGTATCAGAGAAAAAGCAGCTTTTATATTGGAGACAGATTTTTTGAAAGTGACAGGACTTATTTCATAGGTGGAGAAGATTGTGATATTGTGTTGGGGAAAGACGCATACGAAACAGTAGAAAAAATATATAATGCTCTTTTTATAATAAAGGCGTCAGAGTTTCAGCATAATGATATTGAGACTATTGTAAAACAGAATGATAGTCTGTGTGTTGTTTATGATTTGGGATATATTAAGGATGTAATAAAAGAAATAAAAAGATATGTAGAAAAGCTTATGGACGTTGCCTATCAACTTGGGCTTGAACATAGCAGGCTTATGTTTTCACCGGGGATAGGTATAAATAAAAATCCTGAAGACGACAAATTAATAATGCAGATGATTGATGAATTAAAACTGCTTGGGCTTCCAATAATGATTGACCTTAGGTGTTTAAAAAACTCTGCTTTTGTGTGTGGATATGCAAGTGCAAAGGGAGCAAATTTTTTTATGATATAA
- a CDS encoding two-component system sensor histidine kinase NtrB: MGKNDVDLLYVSHFYDNTGYVIYNAESKFVRFSCNLYKLFDLDPAEDSLKCKIEEFLLSDSDLMKDDFQFKYKEYRDRRFLVIRVSLDNSFNSEYVFVFVSTEFFNINLERMQEIEELNVKGLYANTLAHEIKNSLTIIKGFFQLFRARYTGEGEYVDLMMEEVEKAVNLTNGFMRINRFSGDDIRWADVVDILTNLTKKLTIILNGEHIIKTCFKDIKKAMIDPGVLQRVCLNLLQNAIEAMNKTGIIYIYTDELTNGMIRIRIADNGCGIPKDIKDKIFLPNFTTKARGTGYGLAITDALLRKYNCKIRVRSKVGRGSIFTVLLPPED, encoded by the coding sequence TTGGGTAAGAATGATGTGGACCTGCTCTATGTGTCCCACTTTTACGATAACACAGGATACGTAATATATAATGCAGAGAGCAAATTTGTACGCTTCTCCTGCAATTTGTATAAACTGTTTGATTTAGACCCTGCAGAAGACAGTTTAAAGTGCAAGATCGAAGAATTTTTGCTGTCTGACTCTGACTTAATGAAAGACGACTTCCAATTTAAGTATAAAGAATACAGGGATAGGAGATTTTTGGTGATACGTGTCTCACTTGATAATTCCTTTAATAGTGAATATGTGTTTGTATTTGTGAGTACAGAGTTTTTTAATATCAACCTGGAGAGGATGCAGGAGATTGAGGAATTGAATGTAAAGGGACTATATGCGAATACCCTTGCCCACGAGATTAAAAACTCTCTGACGATAATCAAAGGATTTTTTCAGCTTTTTAGGGCAAGATATACTGGAGAAGGCGAGTACGTGGACCTCATGATGGAAGAGGTGGAAAAGGCCGTAAATCTTACAAATGGTTTTATGCGGATTAATAGGTTCTCAGGGGATGATATCAGATGGGCTGATGTCGTCGATATACTTACAAATCTTACCAAAAAACTTACTATTATATTAAATGGGGAGCATATTATAAAAACATGTTTTAAGGATATCAAGAAGGCTATGATTGATCCTGGAGTGTTGCAGCGAGTTTGCCTTAACCTTCTTCAGAATGCTATAGAAGCTATGAACAAAACCGGTATTATATATATTTACACTGATGAACTCACAAACGGAATGATCCGCATCAGGATTGCTGACAACGGGTGTGGCATTCCTAAGGATATTAAAGACAAGATATTTTTGCCAAATTTCACAACAAAGGCAAGAGGTACGGGATATGGCCTGGCCATAACCGACGCCTTGCTCAGGAAATATAACTGCAAGATACGGGTGAGAAGCAAGGTAGGCAGGGGGAGTATATTTACCGTGTTACTGCCTCCGGAGGATTGA
- a CDS encoding thioesterase family protein — protein MDLNNIKTGLEGTIETLVTDKDTADNYGSGAVKVLATPRVVALMENAAMAAVDMHLPVGYVTVGTKIDIQHLKATPVGMRVRVNAVLEEFSGHRLVFTVEAYDEKELIAKGIHERFIVELKTFLERCEAKKL, from the coding sequence GTGGATTTAAATAACATAAAAACAGGACTTGAAGGTACAATTGAAACATTGGTTACTGATAAGGACACTGCAGACAACTATGGCAGCGGGGCTGTGAAGGTGTTAGCTACACCTCGTGTAGTTGCCCTGATGGAAAATGCAGCGATGGCTGCGGTGGACATGCATCTACCAGTAGGATATGTGACTGTTGGTACAAAGATAGATATTCAGCATTTAAAGGCTACCCCTGTAGGTATGAGGGTAAGGGTGAATGCAGTACTTGAAGAGTTCAGTGGGCATAGGCTGGTCTTTACAGTTGAGGCCTATGATGAAAAAGAACTTATTGCAAAAGGTATCCATGAGAGGTTTATTGTAGAACTAAAAACATTTCTCGAAAGGTGTGAAGCTAAAAAATTGTAA
- the ftsH gene encoding ATP-dependent zinc metalloprotease FtsH: MNKIFRDVSFYILIIIAIYAIVSMYGMQTSQVENFDYARLIREINSNNVSSITISGNMVSGELKNGTSFQSNIINEESFDQFIQPYIVSGQIKYVEPKNTNPPWWIQMLPTIFMIVIFVVFWFLIMQQSQGGGSRVMSFGKSRARMQTDQTKRVTFDDVAGADEEKAELQEVVEFLKQPRRFMELGARIPKGVLLVGPPGTGKTLLAKAVAGEAGVPFFSISGSDFVEMFVGVGAARVRDLFDQAKKNSPCIVFIDEIDAVGRHRGAGLGGGHDEREQTLNQLLVEMDGFTTNEGIIVIAATNRPDILDPALLRPGRFDRQIVVGLPDVKGREQILKVHARGKPIVPEVDFGTLARMTPGFTGADLENMMNEGALLAARRGKKAIGMEELEEAMTRVIAGPEKKSRVMSEKDKRLVAYHEAGHAVLAKLLPNTAPVHEVSIIPRGRAGGYTMILPEEDKYFMSKSEMIDEVIHLLGGRVAENIVLHDISTGAENDLERATSLVRKMVTEYGMSENLGPMVYGSEKDEVFIGKDFGRQRNYSEEVAASIDREIRRIIEECYKKAETLLKDNINKLHSVARALIEREKLNKDEFEELFASA, translated from the coding sequence TTGAATAAAATTTTTAGGGATGTAAGTTTTTATATATTGATTATCATTGCCATATACGCTATAGTCAGCATGTACGGTATGCAGACTTCACAGGTTGAAAACTTTGATTATGCTCGTCTCATAAGAGAGATAAACAGCAATAATGTAAGCAGTATAACCATATCGGGTAATATGGTCAGTGGCGAACTTAAAAATGGTACTTCTTTTCAGTCAAATATAATAAATGAAGAGAGCTTTGATCAGTTTATACAGCCCTATATTGTCAGCGGTCAGATAAAATATGTTGAACCCAAGAATACAAATCCGCCATGGTGGATTCAGATGCTCCCAACAATATTTATGATTGTGATATTTGTTGTCTTCTGGTTTCTTATTATGCAGCAGTCTCAAGGTGGAGGCAGCAGAGTGATGTCTTTTGGTAAGAGCAGGGCCAGGATGCAGACGGACCAGACGAAAAGGGTAACCTTTGACGACGTGGCCGGTGCTGATGAGGAGAAGGCGGAGCTTCAGGAGGTTGTGGAGTTTTTAAAACAGCCACGCAGATTTATGGAACTGGGGGCAAGGATACCCAAAGGTGTACTGCTTGTAGGTCCCCCAGGCACGGGTAAGACTCTACTGGCAAAGGCTGTGGCCGGAGAAGCCGGGGTACCGTTTTTTAGCATAAGCGGTTCTGACTTTGTGGAAATGTTTGTAGGTGTTGGCGCTGCCAGGGTAAGAGACCTTTTTGACCAAGCCAAGAAGAACTCTCCATGTATCGTCTTTATTGATGAAATAGATGCTGTTGGCAGGCATAGAGGTGCAGGACTTGGCGGCGGCCATGATGAGAGAGAACAGACATTAAACCAGCTGCTTGTGGAGATGGACGGTTTTACTACCAATGAGGGTATCATAGTTATTGCGGCGACTAACAGGCCTGACATACTGGACCCGGCACTCTTGAGGCCAGGCCGCTTTGACAGGCAGATAGTTGTTGGCCTTCCAGATGTGAAGGGAAGGGAACAGATACTGAAGGTTCATGCAAGAGGCAAACCAATTGTTCCTGAGGTAGACTTTGGGACGTTGGCACGAATGACACCCGGTTTTACTGGTGCAGATTTGGAGAATATGATGAATGAGGGCGCTCTTTTGGCGGCCAGACGGGGCAAAAAAGCCATTGGCATGGAAGAACTTGAAGAGGCAATGACCAGGGTTATAGCAGGACCTGAGAAAAAGAGCAGGGTGATGAGTGAAAAGGATAAGAGGCTGGTTGCATATCATGAGGCTGGACACGCAGTTCTTGCAAAACTCCTTCCCAATACGGCACCGGTTCATGAGGTATCTATAATACCAAGAGGCAGGGCTGGTGGATACACCATGATACTACCAGAAGAGGACAAGTATTTCATGTCAAAATCTGAGATGATTGATGAGGTAATACACCTGTTGGGTGGAAGAGTGGCAGAGAACATTGTCCTGCATGACATATCTACAGGAGCTGAGAATGACCTGGAGCGGGCTACGTCTCTTGTCAGGAAGATGGTCACAGAATATGGCATGAGTGAGAACCTGGGCCCGATGGTCTATGGCTCAGAGAAAGATGAAGTATTTATTGGCAAGGACTTTGGCAGGCAGCGCAACTACAGTGAAGAGGTTGCTGCCTCTATAGATAGGGAAATAAGAAGAATAATTGAAGAGTGCTACAAAAAAGCTGAAACTCTGTTAAAGGATAATATAAATAAACTGCACTCAGTTGCCAGGGCATTAATTGAAAGAGAAAAACTGAATAAAGATGAGTTTGAAGAGCTGTTTGCCAGTGCATAG
- the hpt gene encoding hypoxanthine phosphoribosyltransferase, giving the protein MHEDIEKILITEDEIKAKVSELGQKITRDYKGKNLMLLCILKGAMMFLADLSRAIELPLSMDFMAVSSYGLSTTSSGVVRIIKDLDYSIEGKDILIVEDVIDSGLTLSYLRKVLLDRKPASLGICSLLDKPKKRRVEVPVDYTGFVIDDLFVVGYGLDFAEKYRNLPYIGILKPEVYKF; this is encoded by the coding sequence GTGCATGAGGATATAGAAAAAATATTAATAACTGAAGATGAAATTAAGGCTAAGGTGAGTGAACTTGGCCAGAAGATTACCAGGGATTATAAGGGAAAAAATCTAATGCTGCTCTGCATACTGAAGGGGGCTATGATGTTCTTGGCAGACCTCTCCAGAGCGATAGAGCTTCCATTATCAATGGATTTCATGGCAGTGTCAAGTTATGGGCTGTCAACCACATCTTCAGGAGTGGTAAGGATTATAAAAGACTTGGACTACAGTATTGAGGGGAAGGATATACTTATTGTAGAGGATGTAATCGATAGTGGCCTTACTTTGAGCTACCTGAGAAAGGTATTGCTGGATAGGAAGCCTGCCAGCTTGGGTATATGCAGCCTACTGGACAAGCCAAAGAAGAGAAGGGTGGAGGTACCGGTAGATTATACCGGTTTTGTTATAGATGACCTTTTTGTTGTTGGCTATGGACTGGATTTTGCTGAAAAATACAGAAATCTGCCTTATATTGGGATATTAAAACCTGAGGTCTATAAGTTTTAA
- the tilS gene encoding tRNA lysidine(34) synthetase TilS, with protein MEDKVIATIKKYNMLEKGDGVVVGVSGGPDSLCLLYILYSLKETFDLNLYVAHVNHGIRGTEADEDAIFVEKIAGTLGLPFFVRRVNVPEIVKKTGLSSELVGRNVRYEFFNEIALKKQANRIAVAHNKNDLAETFLLHLIRGSGTTGLVGIRPVNGKIIRPLIEVSRSEIEEYLSLQGIEPRIDATNYEAVYDRNRVRLRILPAMEEINPDVVDSIARTATLLREDEEFFEDIVLKFLNDFVNYEDGRVTVEIQNLLRLPISIRNRVIRYAVKLVKGNYLNLGLKNVEDVVKLALKCQTGSSVDLPDGLVVEVSYGKIIFRNSSTEKVGMFYYEIEPGREVFIPEIGTVLKTELLVRDEVEFEHNRLTAYIDFDKVKNGLAVRNRRPGDRIAPLGMTGTKKLKELFIDNKIPKEKRDHIPLIVDGDEVVWAAGVRLSERYKVDRETKNVLRIVFSNDIRAG; from the coding sequence ATGGAAGACAAGGTAATCGCCACCATAAAAAAATATAATATGCTGGAAAAAGGTGATGGAGTTGTAGTGGGAGTCTCAGGTGGTCCTGACTCACTTTGCCTTTTATACATCCTGTACAGTCTTAAAGAGACATTCGACTTAAATCTGTATGTTGCTCATGTTAATCATGGCATAAGGGGGACTGAGGCGGATGAGGATGCCATTTTTGTGGAGAAAATTGCCGGCACCCTGGGTCTGCCATTTTTTGTGCGCAGGGTCAATGTGCCAGAGATTGTTAAAAAGACAGGCCTTTCCTCTGAGCTGGTTGGAAGAAATGTAAGATATGAGTTTTTTAATGAGATAGCTTTAAAGAAACAGGCAAACAGAATTGCTGTAGCCCATAATAAGAATGACTTGGCGGAGACATTTCTCCTGCATTTGATAAGGGGGAGCGGTACCACTGGACTTGTGGGAATAAGGCCTGTAAATGGTAAGATTATAAGGCCGCTTATAGAGGTTAGCAGAAGTGAGATTGAAGAATATCTCTCATTGCAAGGTATTGAGCCGAGGATTGATGCCACAAATTATGAGGCTGTGTACGACAGGAACAGGGTCAGATTGAGAATTTTGCCAGCTATGGAGGAGATTAACCCTGATGTGGTAGACTCTATTGCAAGGACGGCTACCCTGCTTCGCGAGGATGAGGAATTTTTTGAGGATATTGTGCTCAAGTTTTTAAATGATTTTGTAAATTATGAGGATGGCAGGGTGACTGTAGAAATACAAAATCTTTTGAGATTACCGATTTCAATAAGAAACAGGGTTATCAGGTATGCTGTTAAGCTTGTAAAGGGTAATTATCTTAATCTAGGGTTAAAAAATGTTGAGGATGTGGTAAAGCTGGCTTTAAAATGTCAAACTGGTAGCAGTGTGGATCTTCCTGATGGTTTGGTTGTTGAGGTCAGCTATGGTAAAATAATATTCAGAAACAGTTCGACAGAAAAGGTTGGCATGTTTTATTATGAGATAGAGCCCGGCCGAGAGGTCTTTATCCCTGAGATTGGTACAGTATTGAAGACCGAGCTTCTGGTAAGGGATGAGGTTGAGTTCGAACACAATCGTCTCACTGCCTATATTGACTTTGACAAGGTCAAAAATGGCCTGGCCGTGCGCAACAGGAGGCCGGGAGACAGGATAGCACCGCTGGGTATGACAGGTACAAAAAAACTGAAGGAGCTTTTCATTGACAATAAGATACCCAAGGAAAAGAGAGACCATATCCCCCTTATTGTTGATGGGGACGAGGTGGTATGGGCAGCAGGGGTGAGGCTAAGTGAGAGATATAAAGTGGATAGAGAGACAAAAAATGTCCTGAGGATAGTGTTTAGTAATGATATAAGGGCGGGCTAA
- a CDS encoding protein kinase domain-containing protein yields MEIMRSGQKITGLWSGSTYTIIKPLGRGGIGAAYLVLKDKKKYCLKASSDVISLTREYRFIKNTNKKFLPEAYEIDDFILNNERQHYIILEYIEGQNLAEIIRLRKLDLRTVISIAVLIAEIFTEFFKMGYVYTDLKPENLMLDTKNGILRLIDLGSLSEVGGMVREYTSVYDRAFWDCGVRRADDGYAAFEIMMFIANLLIPVHMYSFNRRGIDLILRKLSGIIPSRLYGIMSDVFKGHAGLAETRERLTMLCGLAEVAQADCLDLYINIILVASLIFLVCVILYVL; encoded by the coding sequence ATGGAAATTATGAGGTCGGGACAGAAGATAACGGGGCTCTGGAGTGGCAGCACATATACCATAATAAAACCGCTTGGCAGGGGAGGTATAGGTGCTGCCTATCTTGTTTTAAAGGATAAAAAGAAATACTGTCTTAAGGCCAGCAGCGATGTAATAAGCCTTACACGGGAATACAGATTTATTAAAAATACAAACAAAAAATTTTTGCCTGAAGCATATGAAATCGATGATTTTATATTGAATAATGAGAGACAACACTATATAATATTAGAATATATAGAGGGGCAAAACCTGGCTGAGATAATAAGATTAAGGAAGCTGGATTTAAGGACTGTAATCAGCATAGCCGTCCTTATAGCAGAGATTTTTACTGAGTTTTTCAAGATGGGGTATGTATATACAGACTTAAAGCCTGAAAACCTGATGCTGGACACTAAAAATGGTATTTTACGCCTTATAGACCTTGGAAGCCTTTCTGAGGTTGGTGGTATGGTGAGAGAATATACTTCTGTCTATGACAGGGCATTCTGGGATTGTGGCGTCAGACGGGCTGACGATGGGTATGCAGCTTTTGAGATAATGATGTTTATAGCAAATCTTCTAATACCGGTTCATATGTATTCATTTAACAGGCGGGGTATTGACCTGATTTTGAGGAAGTTATCTGGTATTATCCCATCAAGACTGTATGGTATTATGAGTGATGTTTTTAAAGGCCATGCTGGCCTGGCCGAAACAAGGGAAAGACTTACAATGCTGTGTGGCTTGGCTGAGGTTGCTCAGGCAGACTGCCTTGACCTTTATATTAATATCATTTTAGTGGCAAGCTTGATTTTTCTTGTGTGTGTAATATTATATGTGTTATGA